The following proteins are co-located in the Takifugu flavidus isolate HTHZ2018 chromosome 16, ASM371156v2, whole genome shotgun sequence genome:
- the grm1b gene encoding metabotropic glutamate receptor 1b isoform X4, whose amino-acid sequence MIPLTAVIILYSPVLLFEAFALSKGKYERSVVPSSASRLVARMDGDILIGALFSVHHQPSAEKVAERKCGEIREQYGIQRVEAMFHTLDRINSDPYLLPNITLGCEIRDSCWHSSVALEQSIEFIRDSLISIREDSGGSRWCIEGEPSSQPPPTKKPIVGVIGPGSSSVAIQVQNLLQLFNIPQIAYSATSIDLSDKTLFKYFLRVVPSDTLQARALLDIIKRYNWTYVSAVHTEGNYGESGMEVFKELASQDGFCVAHSDKIYSNAGEKHFDRLLRKLRERLPKARVVVCFCEGMTVRGLLMAMRRLGVAGEFLLIGSDGWADRVEVVEGYEQEAVGGITVKLQSEEVSSFDDYFLKLRLRTNARNPWFPEFWQHRFQCRLPGHPQENLNYARNCSGYESLEDNYVQDSKMGFVINAIYAMAHGLHDMHTYLCPGHEGLCENMKPVDGSHLLDFLLKTSFTGVSGEDIWFDENGDSPGRYEIMNFQHVAPGVYDYINIGSWHEGVLSLDEDMIQMNRSDMVRSVCSEPCSKGEIKVIRKGEVSCCWICTACKDNEYVQDEFTCKACELGWWPDRELEGCELIPVRYLEWSNPESIIQVVFSCLGILVTSFVAFIFVLYRDTPVVKSSSRELCYIILAGIFLGYICPFTLIARPTVASCYLQRLLVGLSAAMCYSALVTKTNRIARILAGSKKKICTRKPRFMSAWAQVVIAFILISLQLSLEVTLIVLEPPEPIKSHPSIREVFLICNTSNMGVVAPLGYNGLLIMSCTYYAFKTRNVPANFNEAKYIAFTMYTTCIIWLAFVPIYFGSNYKIITTSFSVSLSVTVALGCMFTPKMYIILAKPERNVRSAFTTSDAVRMHVGDGKIACRSNSLLNMFKRKKNSGNGSSNGKSVSWSEPGARHPPKGDHMWHRLSVHVKRQEAGSNQMAVIKPLTNTYQNRLEFSNLSTKTLYNVAEEDESESVRYNPPATPPRMAHQPFPGRVPLKDAIEEVELYASERLPPNTQQVMADGPQGEVAVNFRGDVPEFSVPETLSLPAYHQAHLIQQEPVLPIHLHSYSQEHTSPLQEELENEQFGLLQGYMYNNNLIHDEEDTAEARSAMEDSLALMPPSPFRDCTCPPASPFSNSPLSESILCGPPNVSYTSVILGDFKQSSSTL is encoded by the exons ATGATCCCTCTGACTGCCGTCATCATTTTATACTCGCCTGTTTTACTGTTCGAGGCATTTGCTTTGTCTAAAGGCAAGTATGAGAGGTCAGTGGTGCCCAGTTCTGCCTCCCGCCTGGTGGCCAGGATGGACGGGGACATCCTAATCGGAGCGCTCTTCTCTGTTCACCACCAGCCTTCTGCTGAGAAGGTCGCAGAGAGGAAGTGCGGGGAAATCCGTGAGCAGTATGGCATCCAAAGGGTGGAGGCCATGTTCCACACCCTGGATCGGATTAACTCAGATCCGTACCTTTTGCCCAACATCACTCTGGGCTGTGAGATCAGGGACTCCTGCTGGCACTCCTCGGTGGCTCTGGAGCAGAGCATTGAGTTCATACGGGACTCTCTCATCTCCATCCGAGAAGACAGCGGGGGCTCCCGATGGTGCATCGAGGGGGAGCCCTCCAGTCAGCCGCCACCGACCAAGAAGCCCATCGTGGGGGTCATCGGGCCCGGCTCGAGTTCAGTGGCCATTCAAGTTCAgaacctcctgcagctgttcaACATCCCTCAGATCGCCTATTCTGCAACCAGCATCGACCTCAGCGACAAGACGCTGTTTAAGTACTTCCTCAGGGTGGTGCCCTCCGACACTCTCCAGGCCAGGGCCCTGCTGGACATCATCAAACGATACAACTGGACCTACGTGTCAGCCGTGCACACAGAGG GGAACTATGGCGAGAGCGGGATGGAGGTGTTTAAGGAGCTCGCCTCGCAGGACGGCTTCTGCGTCGCTCACtcggacaagatctacagcaaCGCTGGGGAGAAGCACTTTGACAGGCTGCTGAGGAAACTGCGCGAACGTCTGCCTAAAGCGCGAGTGGTCGTCTGCTTCTGCGAAGGCATGACGGTCCGAGGCCTGCTGATGGCCATGAGGCGGCTCGGCGTAGCCGGAGAGTTCCTCCTAATTGGCAG CGACGGCTGGGCGGACcgagtggaggtggtggaggggtACGAGCAGGAGGCCGTGGGGGGCATCACCGTGAAGCTGCAGTCCGAAGAGGTCTCCTCCTTTGACGACTACTTCCTGAAGCTCCGGCTCCGCACCAACGCCCGCAACCCGTGGTTTCCCGAGTTCTGGCAGCACCGCTTTCAGTGCCGCCTCCCCGGACACCCGCAAGAAAACCTGAATTATGCACGAAACTGCTCAG GTTATGAAAGTCTGGAGGACAATTATGTTCAAGACAGCAAGATGGGCTTTGTCATCAACGCCATCTACGCCATGGCCCACGGGCTGCACGACATGCACACTTACCTCTGCCCCGGGCATGAGGGCCTGTGTGAAAATATGAAGCCTGTGGATGGCAGCCACTTGCTGGATTTTCTTCTCAAGACAAGCTTCACTGGAGTTTCCGGAGAGGACATATGGTTCGACGAGAATGGCGACTCTCCTGGAAG ATACGAGATCATGAACTTCCAGCACGTGGCGCCTGGCGTCTATGACTACATCAACATCGGCTCCTGGCACGAGGGCGTGCTCAGTCTGGATGAAGACATGATTCAGATGAACCGCAGTGACATGGTCCGCTCTGTCTGCAGCGAGCCCTGCTCCAAAGGCGAGATCAAG GTTATCAGGAAGGGAGaagtgagctgctgctggatctgcACCGCCTGCAAAGACAACGAGTATGTCCAGGACGAGTTCACGTGCAAGGCCTGTGAGCTGGGATGGTGGCCTGACAGAGAGCTGGAAG GCTGTGAGCTGATCCCAGTGCGCTACCTGGAATGGAGCAATCCCGAGTCCATTATCCAGGTGGTTTTTTCCTGCCTGGGCATCCTGGTCACGTCATTCGTTGCCTTCATCTTCGTCCTGTATCGAGACACACCTGTGGTCAAGTCCTCCAGTCGGGAGCTCTGCTACATCATCCTCGCTGGAATCTTCCTGGGCTATATTTGTCCCTTCACCCTCATCGCCCGCCCCACTGTAGCTTCCTGCTACCTCCAGAGGCTCCTCGTGGGGCTCTCCGCTGCCATGTGCTACTCCGCCCTTGTCACCAAAACCAATCGCATCGCTCGTATTCTGGCAGGCAGCAAAAAGAAGATTTGCACCAGGAAACCGAGGTTCATGAGCGCCTGGGCTCAGGTGGTCATCGCCTTCATCCTGATCAGTCTACAGCTCAGTCTGGAGGTCACCCTCATCGTCCTGGAGCCTCCTGAACCCATCAAATCGCACCCCAGCATAAGAGAGGTTTTCCTCATTTGCAACACCAGCAACATGGGCGTCGTGGCGCCGCTCGGATACAACGGCCTGCTTATAATGAGCTGCACCTACTACGCCTTCAAGACGCGCAATGTACCTGCCAACTTTAACGAAGCCAAATACATCGCCTTTACCATGTACACCACGTGCATCATCTGGCTGGCCTTCGTTCCCATCTACTTTGGCAGCAACTACAAGATCATCACAACATCTTTTTCCGTGAGCCTCAGTGTGACCGTAGCCTTGGGCTGCATGTTCACGCCAAAGATGTACATCATCCTCGCCAAGCCGGAACGGAACGTGCGCAGCGCGTTCACCACGTCGGACGCCGTGCGCATGCACGTCGGCGATGGGAAAATCGCCTGCCGGAGCAACAGCCTGCTGAACATGttcaagaggaagaagaacagtGGAAACGGCAG TTCTAATGGAAAGTCTGTGTCATGGTCTGAACCAGGTGCAAGACATCCTCCAAAAGGGGATCACATGTGGCACAGACTGTCAGTGCATGTGAAGAGACAGGAGGCAGGTTCCAATCAGATGGCTGTCATCAAACCCTTAACTAACACCTACCAAAACAGGCTGGAGTTCTCGAATCTCAGCACTAAGACTCTGTACAACGTGGCCGAGGAGGACGAGAGCGAAAGCGTCAGGTATAATCCCCCTGCCACTCCCCCCAGGATGGCGCACCAGCCATTCCCTGGCCGTGTGCCGCTGAAAGACGCGATCGAGGAGGTGGAGCTCTACGCCTCCGAGCGTCTTCCGCCCAATACCCAACAGGTGATGGCGGATGGGCCGCAGGGGGAGGTGGCAGTGAATTTCCGTGGTGACGTCCCTGAGTTTAGCGTGCCTGAGACTTTGAGCTTGCCTGCGTACCACCAGGCCCACCTCATCCAGCAGGAGCCAGTCCTGCCCATCCACCTCCATTCTTACAGCCAGGAGCACACGTCccctctgcaggaggagctggagaacgaGCAGTTTGGCCTCCTTCAGGGCTACATGTATAACAACAACCTCATTCACGATGAGGAGGACACGGCTGAAGCCAGATCAGCCATGGAGGACTCTCTGGCTCTGATGCCTCCTTCCCCCTTTCGCGACTGCACCTGTCCCCCAGCGAGCCCCTTTTCCAATTCCCCATTGTCCGAGTCCATTTTGTGCGGCCCCCCAAATGTGTCGTACACCTCCGTCATCCTCGGGGATTTCAAACAAAGCTCCTCGACCCTGTAA
- the grm1b gene encoding metabotropic glutamate receptor 1b isoform X5: MIPLTAVIILYSPVLLFEAFALSKGKYERSVVPSSASRLVARMDGDILIGALFSVHHQPSAEKVAERKCGEIREQYGIQRVEAMFHTLDRINSDPYLLPNITLGCEIRDSCWHSSVALEQSIEFIRDSLISIREDSGGSRWCIEGEPSSQPPPTKKPIVGVIGPGSSSVAIQVQNLLQLFNIPQIAYSATSIDLSDKTLFKYFLRVVPSDTLQARALLDIIKRYNWTYVSAVHTEGNYGESGMEVFKELASQDGFCVAHSDKIYSNAGEKHFDRLLRKLRERLPKARVVVCFCEGMTVRGLLMAMRRLGVAGEFLLIGSDGWADRVEVVEGYEQEAVGGITVKLQSEEVSSFDDYFLKLRLRTNARNPWFPEFWQHRFQCRLPGHPQENLNYARNCSEDDALELQDGYESLEDNYVQDSKMGFVINAIYAMAHGLHDMHTYLCPGHEGLCENMKPVDGSHLLDFLLKTSFTGVSGEDIWFDENGDSPGRYEIMNFQHVAPGVYDYINIGSWHEGVLSLDEDMIQMNRSDMVRSVCSEPCSKGEIKVIRKGEVSCCWICTACKDNEYVQDEFTCKACELGWWPDRELEGCELIPVRYLEWSNPESIIQVVFSCLGILVTSFVAFIFVLYRDTPVVKSSSRELCYIILAGIFLGYICPFTLIARPTVASCYLQRLLVGLSAAMCYSALVTKTNRIARILAGSKKKICTRKPRFMSAWAQVVIAFILISLQLSLEVTLIVLEPPEPIKSHPSIREVFLICNTSNMGVVAPLGYNGLLIMSCTYYAFKTRNVPANFNEAKYIAFTMYTTCIIWLAFVPIYFGSNYKIITTSFSVSLSVTVALGCMFTPKMYIILAKPERNVRSAFTTSDAVRMHVGDGKIACRSNSLLNMFKRKKNSGNGRCKTSSKRGSHVAQTVSACEETGGRFQSDGCHQTLN; this comes from the exons ATGATCCCTCTGACTGCCGTCATCATTTTATACTCGCCTGTTTTACTGTTCGAGGCATTTGCTTTGTCTAAAGGCAAGTATGAGAGGTCAGTGGTGCCCAGTTCTGCCTCCCGCCTGGTGGCCAGGATGGACGGGGACATCCTAATCGGAGCGCTCTTCTCTGTTCACCACCAGCCTTCTGCTGAGAAGGTCGCAGAGAGGAAGTGCGGGGAAATCCGTGAGCAGTATGGCATCCAAAGGGTGGAGGCCATGTTCCACACCCTGGATCGGATTAACTCAGATCCGTACCTTTTGCCCAACATCACTCTGGGCTGTGAGATCAGGGACTCCTGCTGGCACTCCTCGGTGGCTCTGGAGCAGAGCATTGAGTTCATACGGGACTCTCTCATCTCCATCCGAGAAGACAGCGGGGGCTCCCGATGGTGCATCGAGGGGGAGCCCTCCAGTCAGCCGCCACCGACCAAGAAGCCCATCGTGGGGGTCATCGGGCCCGGCTCGAGTTCAGTGGCCATTCAAGTTCAgaacctcctgcagctgttcaACATCCCTCAGATCGCCTATTCTGCAACCAGCATCGACCTCAGCGACAAGACGCTGTTTAAGTACTTCCTCAGGGTGGTGCCCTCCGACACTCTCCAGGCCAGGGCCCTGCTGGACATCATCAAACGATACAACTGGACCTACGTGTCAGCCGTGCACACAGAGG GGAACTATGGCGAGAGCGGGATGGAGGTGTTTAAGGAGCTCGCCTCGCAGGACGGCTTCTGCGTCGCTCACtcggacaagatctacagcaaCGCTGGGGAGAAGCACTTTGACAGGCTGCTGAGGAAACTGCGCGAACGTCTGCCTAAAGCGCGAGTGGTCGTCTGCTTCTGCGAAGGCATGACGGTCCGAGGCCTGCTGATGGCCATGAGGCGGCTCGGCGTAGCCGGAGAGTTCCTCCTAATTGGCAG CGACGGCTGGGCGGACcgagtggaggtggtggaggggtACGAGCAGGAGGCCGTGGGGGGCATCACCGTGAAGCTGCAGTCCGAAGAGGTCTCCTCCTTTGACGACTACTTCCTGAAGCTCCGGCTCCGCACCAACGCCCGCAACCCGTGGTTTCCCGAGTTCTGGCAGCACCGCTTTCAGTGCCGCCTCCCCGGACACCCGCAAGAAAACCTGAATTATGCACGAAACTGCTCAG AGGATGATGCTCTAG AACTCCAAGACG GTTATGAAAGTCTGGAGGACAATTATGTTCAAGACAGCAAGATGGGCTTTGTCATCAACGCCATCTACGCCATGGCCCACGGGCTGCACGACATGCACACTTACCTCTGCCCCGGGCATGAGGGCCTGTGTGAAAATATGAAGCCTGTGGATGGCAGCCACTTGCTGGATTTTCTTCTCAAGACAAGCTTCACTGGAGTTTCCGGAGAGGACATATGGTTCGACGAGAATGGCGACTCTCCTGGAAG ATACGAGATCATGAACTTCCAGCACGTGGCGCCTGGCGTCTATGACTACATCAACATCGGCTCCTGGCACGAGGGCGTGCTCAGTCTGGATGAAGACATGATTCAGATGAACCGCAGTGACATGGTCCGCTCTGTCTGCAGCGAGCCCTGCTCCAAAGGCGAGATCAAG GTTATCAGGAAGGGAGaagtgagctgctgctggatctgcACCGCCTGCAAAGACAACGAGTATGTCCAGGACGAGTTCACGTGCAAGGCCTGTGAGCTGGGATGGTGGCCTGACAGAGAGCTGGAAG GCTGTGAGCTGATCCCAGTGCGCTACCTGGAATGGAGCAATCCCGAGTCCATTATCCAGGTGGTTTTTTCCTGCCTGGGCATCCTGGTCACGTCATTCGTTGCCTTCATCTTCGTCCTGTATCGAGACACACCTGTGGTCAAGTCCTCCAGTCGGGAGCTCTGCTACATCATCCTCGCTGGAATCTTCCTGGGCTATATTTGTCCCTTCACCCTCATCGCCCGCCCCACTGTAGCTTCCTGCTACCTCCAGAGGCTCCTCGTGGGGCTCTCCGCTGCCATGTGCTACTCCGCCCTTGTCACCAAAACCAATCGCATCGCTCGTATTCTGGCAGGCAGCAAAAAGAAGATTTGCACCAGGAAACCGAGGTTCATGAGCGCCTGGGCTCAGGTGGTCATCGCCTTCATCCTGATCAGTCTACAGCTCAGTCTGGAGGTCACCCTCATCGTCCTGGAGCCTCCTGAACCCATCAAATCGCACCCCAGCATAAGAGAGGTTTTCCTCATTTGCAACACCAGCAACATGGGCGTCGTGGCGCCGCTCGGATACAACGGCCTGCTTATAATGAGCTGCACCTACTACGCCTTCAAGACGCGCAATGTACCTGCCAACTTTAACGAAGCCAAATACATCGCCTTTACCATGTACACCACGTGCATCATCTGGCTGGCCTTCGTTCCCATCTACTTTGGCAGCAACTACAAGATCATCACAACATCTTTTTCCGTGAGCCTCAGTGTGACCGTAGCCTTGGGCTGCATGTTCACGCCAAAGATGTACATCATCCTCGCCAAGCCGGAACGGAACGTGCGCAGCGCGTTCACCACGTCGGACGCCGTGCGCATGCACGTCGGCGATGGGAAAATCGCCTGCCGGAGCAACAGCCTGCTGAACATGttcaagaggaagaagaacagtGGAAACGGCAG GTGCAAGACATCCTCCAAAAGGGGATCACATGTGGCACAGACTGTCAGTGCATGTGAAGAGACAGGAGGCAGGTTCCAATCAGATGGCTGTCATCAAACCCTTAACTAA